Below is a genomic region from Pleuronectes platessa chromosome 18, fPlePla1.1, whole genome shotgun sequence.
TGATGGTGATATGGGCCGAGTGTTTTCCCACAGAACATGCTGTGAGAACCAGAcacagcctttttttttatcaacagtAATCAACCTGCAGGCCCGACAGTCCACCTGTTCACAGCCACTCAGTGACATGCTGCACAATACTCACACAGACGTCATAAACTCCACTGTGGAAAATGCAATGCAGAGCGCATACCAAGTGTACTTACAATGAACTGAGTGAGTCTATGgctgataaataataaatgtcaatCATGTCCTGATTTGCATATTCACATGTACATTTAGACAGTGGATTGGCAAGGCTACAGTCAAGTAATAGCCACCAAATGCACCTTGAGGGATGACACGCCCGTCAGCTGTCACGAACTTTataatgactgtgtgtgactctgaACATTGTAAAGCACTGTACAACATTTCTATCTCTGACGATAAGTGTTTAATGATTCCCACATGAAACACACTCATGCCTAACAAATTTAGAACAGGtctggtttttgttttgttagaaGTGAGgcaaattatgtatttatgcCAATACCACCTGAACTGATGACAGGTCTTCGGGTTTCTGTTGTGTTGCCATGGAGCcaaatactgtatatgtgaTCTAGCTGCACACACAATACCAGTGAAGCAAATTGGATCATGTTAGATGTCAAATTTtatatgttgtattttttattcattgttaCTTTCTTACTTTTATCATGACCTTctataaatagaaatatattGGAAATTTGATAATAAAGCAGGTTTTAAGACAATGTTCTCCGTCTGCTGTCTCTAGTTCCAGTTGTGGAATTCAGTCGTGTCTGATCTGGATCAACACTGCAGATGACTTTTACTTGTATATGTTTGGTAAATTAACTGTATTTACATCTTTTCTATCTcatcgaccactcaaagcgcttcacAGTACAAACAACATTCCCTCTTGGAGAAAGTGCTTTGGTTGCTCTGGATTATCTGAAGGAAACGATATGTCCACAGCTCATCACTGTCATCTAGTGGCTTTTTGCAGCACTACAGAGGAAGTAAAAATCAAAGTCACTGCAGTgaagtttattttcctttatttttttacagtagcttttaaataacaaatacagTGAAACTGTTTCTCCTCTTAAATGCATCGCTTGCATCAGCTCTCAGTGATGATGGAGATGACGGCTGACACGTTGAATACACAACATGAAGTTATGGTTGCCGACTTAACGCTCCTCGAGTGAACTacaaaccgtgtgtgtgtgtgtttgtgtgtgcatgcctgcATGTGCAATACATTTTGTGCAGCCATTGCAATCTGGATTAAATGTGGATTAACATGATATAAGTCCCATAGAACTTGCATATTCGATAGCTAAGCTCCACTGTAGCGTTCCACCTGAGAGCAAACCAACACAACCAGATATTTTAGATGTGAGCAGGAAGTGGACATTTGAGCCTTAAATAACTAATGTTAATGGTAACACAAGCAGAAAGAAATAATAACACTTCATTTCAGGGACACAAAAAGAAGGTGGGGTCCTCTGAGGTGTGTGACATGATGTATGAATGTAGGTGTGAATGGATTTgaatacacacaaataacagaaaaatacaTCTTTAGTTATTAGCATGCAGTTGCATTTACTGCCATATTTTACAGCTCAGAAGTTTGAACTGTTCACACCAGCACACGTTGCTATTTGTACAAGTTTAAAGGAAAAACCTCCAGATTTGATTTATAATCACATTAATGTCAATATCTTTCCAAAAAACAATGCTAAAGTAGCAATAAAGTGCTATAACTCAGATCTTGATAAATCCTCCTGATAATCTTGTGCTGTAATACATGGGCTGCAAAGTCCGTAGCATCCGGCTCTGACATTTCTCACATACAGCGAGCGCTGAATGTGTATTTACAAAAATTGTTATTGTAGGcttttcctttaatttgtccGCCAccatacatttttgttttcagagCTCTCAGATACCAAATTAATGCAGAAACTGTCCCTCGTATTCTTGAAAAAGATCCACGGCTGCTCGCCAAACCTCACCACTTGTTCCATCGTTCAGCTTCTCAACATGATATCATCAGTACAAACTGTATCTCTGCTTTTCAGCTTAGGAAAAAATTGGCCGAAATTCACACTATAAACTGAGCTGCACAGTAGTATGGAAGTCACACATGTGAATTCCAGCTTTAAGAGAAGCATCTCTCTTTACTCATACACATTCTGAGCTTTAACCCTTCATACGGAGACTGACATGAGAATCACTGAAGGACATATAGCTCTGTTGGTCCACTAGTCTTTAACATTGCTTTCCATACTAAACCAAAGGCGAATTGCATCTTTTACAGACTCCATCCCCTTCTTCAACAACCACACCCAGGACTTCcaacacaacaaaagaaacaaattaaTGCATACTTGTATCTCACTGTTTTACAGCATGCAAGATTCAAacaatgtgtgttttcacttgAGAAAGTCGTCATCAAGGTGTCCGTCAGTGCAAAGGGGCGAAGCTGGCAGCATCGGGAGAGAAAGGGGAAACAGGGGCGTCCAAGGTGGGGTTGGGAATATCTTAAGCTGCTGATTGACTTTTCTTGGAGTGAGTCTTGGTGTGGTGTGACGGAGAGGTATCACCTTGAGAGCCAGCGGTGTGGCGGGCCCCACAGTCCGTGGAAAGTGCCGGTGAGGGGTCAGAGTTCAACGCCGCACTGTTGTCTGAACAGGTATGAGCTGTCTGCGGTTTCCCCTGATGGCACGAGGAGGTCAGGAGCGGAGGGAGAGTGGCTGACTCCAGCAGACCTTTAGTTCCCTGTGTGCACTGAGGAGGCACAAGAAAAAGGTGGGAAGACAGGGGGGGATGCGACAAGCACTTGTGAGACAAGCAGGATGAACAACAGGGTATTAAATCACTTCAGTGAATACATCAACAACTGGGCAAGATGAACAAAGGACGAGCTGCAGTGCCATCGGGCCACACCAGGGACCTGAATCAGCAGTTTCATGCAGTTGATTTGCATGTAGATGCACATTAGACCTCAGTGATCATATTTGACAGGTGCGTCTTAGAGCATTGTCTGGTAACTGTGTATTTAATGAGGTTAAGTGGCATGCAAGGTACAGATTTTAAAAGGTATGGACAAACTAAATTAAAGCAGCAGTTGATCTTCTGTGTAACAAGCTCCTAAAACAGTGGATCCTACTCTTCCCATGATGAAATTGAAATATGTATAGCTGTTGtcagacatgacctctgagAGAAACTCAGGAGAAATTCCTTTtccacatgaacaacacagccgtaggttctctgctcagactcgttcacaacagcaacagatCTGTGTTTGACACACCTCTTGGACACAAATTGAATATTAAAGAAAACCATACGAGGCACTGCTTAAACCCTTTGCAATGTGTGTATTAGTTTGACAAACAATGCAACCTGTACTGTTTTAATCATGCAATCTGCAGTGCATACAACCTAAAGCAAAACATGAGGGCAGAAGCAAGGCAGGAGGGCATGCAGGCACTGCACTGAAGACTCTGCACTCACTTTCCCTCTCTATCGATACAGGCTTACCAAGCTCAAGTCTTGCTCTCCCTAATCTAAATGTGGCTAATGGTAATACAGATGCAGACAGACCACATACAGAACAGTAAGTTAGGACACAGAGCAAACGTACGGATGCTGGGGCAGTTAGTTCAGAGCTTTTCTCCTCCTGGAAAACACAATTATCCTCTAATATGGAAACTGGGAAGGAGGACAAATGAAACAATGAAAACTGAGCACACACAGATGATGAACTGCATGGAAAAGTAGGgctgttttattaaattgttttgcatttgttatgcatgaaaatacaaaaatatgtataaacACAGGGTGGACAactaaaaaaacataacaaaacaccaAAGAATATAGGAATGTAGGGCAAAATGTGGTGATGGAGTTGATTTGCAACAGATAAATTGGcactttaacttttttaatacatataaatattattgtGAGCATGAGACAGGAGGAACCAACACAATACAAGTAGAGGTACGGTCTGAGCAGAAAAGGCTTTTCTCCAAGGCTTCAATGTATAAAAATAACTCACTTTTTACACCTTAACCAAACTCAACTcagtaataaaacaaatgttagaCTACAAACACTTCAGCTTCAACTGGCTTTTAGCTGCTGTTTACCATTCAATTCTGAATGGTAAACAGCAGCTACTCTACTTCCTGATGACAGAGTGTTGTGGCTCACAGTTACATGTCGTAAACAAAAGTTTCTGTAAAGGTTTTACTTTTCTATGTCGTGCTGTCAGAGAACAACAAGAGCGCAGCTCtttggggaggaggaagaggaggacctcAGTCTTTACTTCCTACAACAACCCTTGCACTCTACAAAAAGCACAGGAACTACTAAAGTCTAAGGTGTAGAATGTCAAAAAGATAAAGGAagtaaaacatataaaacataaaaatatagaTATTTGTATCGATCATTATTTGCGGTGCTTATATCAAGAGAAAAAACTGCATTTAACCTGATTTGTTCATGATGAGCTGTGCAGCAGTGCATTAACTGCCTGCAGCAGGTGTCTAAAGAAATCAGGCTGACAAGGCAAACAGCAACTCCCTTCCACCTCACCCCCCAGGGTCACGGGTGAGATCCATGATGCCCTCGTCTTTAGCCTTCCACCAGGGAGCTCTGGCTGAACTGATAATTaatgataaaatatgaataaacccATTTCATTCTCAAAAAGTATTGTTTCCACTGACAGAACTTCTTAATACTGATATGTAAACCTCTGACTGtcatataaaaacaatatttgtacAGATTAACCCACACACTGCATTCAACACGAGGGTGCACAGCAGGCAACAAGGCTTCTGTCAGGCAGAGGAAGAGCTGTGCTGGGAGCTGTGGGGTGCAGGCACAGGAGAGAGGGCTTCCTGCGAGCCAACAGCAAGCTGGGAAGCTCCGCCTACCACATTTATCTCGCTTTTAGTGGCCGCAGCTGGCACCTCGATGTCCACGCCGCCTGTCTGGGAAGATTCATCTGAGGGCAGGAATCCTCGCCTGTCGATCAAGCTGAAACAGGAGACAAACAAAGGAAAGCCAGCATCCATTGGACACTTTGAAAACTGTACAGCAAGTAGACTCAAAAGGTTTTGGAATATTTGCATAATAAATCAGTAAATCATTTACAGAAGTATCGCTGACATTAACTGTGGTGCCAGAACTTAAATTGTGAGAACAGATCTCATTCTTGCATCAAATGAAGAAGAGATTGTGATTGAATttgttgctgtttgttcaaaAGTGTAGAAATTTTAAGTTAAAATAATCCGTTGGTCATAAAAATGATACATGCATATCTGagggattaaaataaaaaatgtactctgtaaatgtgtaaattagATATGTTAAGATGACTTCAGCTTAATTCATTTGCTGAGTGAGACTCAAGTGTACAATATGTTATTCAAGCTGTTAGGGGCCTCttattcaaaacaacaacaaaagtctttatttgaaaatgttcagcagcactggatcatgGGAATTGCCATCTTCAACACCATTGCTAAAAATCTCATGTTCACAAATAAGGGATAAAGTTTGATTCACTTTACACTTCAAATGTCAATTAATAATCATGATCTATTATaagtgaccaatacaaacagtggaagtcATCAGCTGACTAACTGTCTAGCAGTGTGGGCAGGGTTAAGCAGATATGATGCAGTTAAAAGGCAACCAATCTGAACCATCCTGTTACCTTGAACAGAATGttattatttagtatttttgtGGATGTGAACATTGTTTGAAACATTTTCGATCATGTAAGTGTTTGCTTTTAGACACTTTAATGAATTATTTTTGCACATTATAACTTTGAAGACTAACCTGGGTGGCATGGGTCCACAGAGCACAGAACAACAGTTGATACAGATGTTTTTATGACTGTATGGGTTAGTGACATCTTCTCCACTCTTCCCTGACCAGGAGCCTTTTATCTGGAAAAAACAGACAGTAAATCCtggttttaaacatgttttaaaaaatctggggggggggtttctgctgttttctcttttcttctaatCGAGTTATAACGATAGTAAAAGCATCAACAATAAGTTCGTGCACAATATCACAAATAATCTACTGTAACACAGTCAGAAAACCATGCAGTTtatgatttgttttaaatgacgtATTTAAATACTGAATATTTGTATTCCTCATAACGTATCTGGTTCAAACGTGTTTCTTTGAATTTTACAAAAGTCACAAATCCATACTTTTTGGAGTTTTAAGGGTGCATAATGCATTACTCACGTCTTCATTGGTGGTCAGGTTGGAAGCAACTAAGTAAGTATGGAAGCCCGAGAGGCCCAAGATGGACCAGACTGAGAAGAAACATATCACCAGCTCCACTGCAGTGAAAGGTTGGGTTAAGGAGAACCTCAGTATACTTGAGGAACACTAGAATACAACCCTTTACACTGATAGAGTCCAATCACTGAGGAAATCATAGATCAAGTTTGTGAGTAAAGGATATCTGCCAGGACTCTCTTGCAGAGCAAACACCAGACCTTTTCCACCCTGAGCCCCTGaaagagaggaagtaaataacAGTGAGGCCccaagtgtgtttgtgaatctATTATAGAGTGAAAAGGGTCTGTTGGAATTCTCAAACCAAAAGATGCGATTTAGTTTATCCTTTTGGGGAAGCAGTAACACCAGAGTCAAGCTGAAATGAGTTCTGTTTATTCTAACCCTACAAAGAGCAGGATGTAaggatgaaataaaatatgaacaaaCATAGACAGGTGGTGACAAATACCAGGCACTTATTACATTCACAATCAAAACAGTCTGTATATTTTTCTTATCAGACACCTAAATTGCTCTGATGTGGTAAACCCCACCCGTCTGGCAGTATGACAAGCGAGGCAAAACAAACAGTTACTGGCAGGTGCTCTTTGAGGCAGTTGTGTTAGTACCAGTAAATTCCTGCCTGCTTTTCAACCATGAAGCTCCTGTGGACCCGAGTCAATACCTACTCAGTGCTAGATGCGTGGTCACACAGCCGAAGATGAACGAGGTCAGGAAGGAGAGGGACACGATGAAGGTGTAGAAGAAGCGGTAGTTGCGTTTCCCTACGCAGTTCCCCACCCAAGGGCAATGATGATCGAATCGCTCTGAAGGAGAAGTGAAAAACAAAGGAGAATTAACAATAAAACTCAAAAGAGAAATGCTTTTAATTCAGAGGAATGGTTCCACGGTTACGCTAAATTGTCTTTGAGTAAAGGTTATGTGTTCTCAGTAGCCCTGTGACgcctttatttattatttatcctAGGTAAATGTCATGGTACTCACCCACACAGTTGTCACACAGGCTGCAGTGGGAGGTGCGTGGAGGCCGGAACATCTTGCAGGTGAAGCAGTACTTGAGCTTGACCACCTGCTGGTTGATCACAACCTCCTTTGTGCGCGGTGGAGGCCGATGGCtggtgtttcctgtgttgtctgcagagcagaggacagaaaagagacacaggaggacaatttataaaaattatatttattcaagGAAATGAAAGGTTCCTGCAGACCACTGTTCGCCTGTGTTTCCACCGCAGTCTGAAGACCCTGGGAGATCCTTACTAAGCTAATTCAAAACTGGAATAAAATGCTGCCATACTCAGCTGAATCAAGCAAGTTAAGTACTGCAAACCTCAACCCAAAACCTTCTAGTACTTTCGTAAAGTACTAACCCCCAACCAGGGTCTGGGAGTCTTTTAGACCCTGGTCCCTGCTGTGGAAACTCAAGGAGTTCCTAGTTCCAGGGGAAAGTTCCTGCAGTCAAACACTACTAATTAGCACTTAATGTCTTCGCCTTTCCTCTTTATGGAGTACAGGATACACACCAATCATTGCTTATTTAAATTGATGGCAGAATAATACAGGAAACAAGAGAGATGCTTAAGGTTGAATCACTTTTCTAAATGGTAGGAGGATGCTCATGCTCCCTTTCAACATGTCGACGCTGCCTTCCCTCCCACAGCACGTAACCTGGTCTGAGCACAAAATCAGGGTATGACAGGTTAGACCTTTATTGTTCTTACTTGTGCTGAATGTGTGGTGCTCCATGCAGCGTGCATATGTGAGCACACGTCTCATCGACCTGTGTGAGTGAAACCGCTTTTGTGATTTTGCAGGGATTTGAAGACTTGCTTTGATTTCTGTGCATCttgatttgattatttctgTGATAAACCTTTACATGCTTCAGGTGTTACACCTCATTGGGTATAACTAATCTATACTATAAGGTGTGAAATATATAATGTGATAGCCCTGCCACATCGTCGATCTTTAGGAAGCTCATCATGCTAATTTTTTGGTCACATTGCTGGAAATATGTATAttcaattatatatttatcaCCAGGTCATAGTGTGGGGTGTTGCTGTACTGGACTACGTTCAACTGAGAGGCGTTTCTCGTTTTTCATCCTTCGCGTGGCGGCTGCAGCACCATTAAAACACCAGACAGTCACTTTGCTTTAGCCCTAAATTGAGTGCACACAATTGGTTCAATTTAGTGAGGTAGAAAGTGCTTGCTTAATCACTTTCCTGTCAGTGTCTTGAAGTCCACCATCCTCCCCAGGCAACCTGGCAAAGACTGAGCACCACAGCTTAAGTAGAGAAAGCTAAATGATTGGACTGCACCATTCTGCTTTAGACTGAAGGGGGTTTTCTCAGGAGCCTCCAATGATCTATGGACCAGCCagaataaacaatataaaacgGTAGGATCTAAgatgtttatgttctgtttaGGTGAGCaggttttgtcttttttataaatcatttttgcTTGGTTTGGTTACCcatcataaaaaaatgtcaaactttggGTGAATAAAACCCTTATTTGTCCACTAATTCCAGCTCTCCTAGTTTGTATGGTCATCCTTGTCCTTCACACTTGGCATCAGTAGTATCAGAAACCCCTCTTAGTTTGACCCCATTCGGACACGGGTTCCATACCTAAGGACAGGTCTGAATGCACCCAAATGCGTCCTGAGACCCTATCACCCACATCATATTGGGATGTGGTCTGAGATGCATGTGGCCACACTTTTTTTGCTGTGTGGGATGCTTCTCAATGTCCATTCGTTGATTTGTTTGCAGCCACCACGTATTGATTGATACTTCTTAAATTGGCTAAATCTTTCTTCGTAGCTCGctcgtgcagacacacacacaaacacacataaatcatCGGACACATTTATAAACTCAAACCGGGAATAAACAACATCATTTGGTCTTTGCAAACACAAATGACTGTTATCTTTATTTGATCACAAAAGACtgcttgtgatcggatctctcaggacagatgttaatagcaggtctgaacagggcctatAATGAAGTCCACCACAACACCACCACTAACtatgaattaaatatattttatttatttaacatcgCTATGAAATGTCCCGAGCATTTCCTTGAAGATAGAATGGTGGGTAAATATCCAGCACTaaaactgtgtttaaaaaaatagatgGAACAGCAGCAGTACAGCTGAGTCTTACATCACCACTGCCTTAACTTTGGTCATGAGTAGGAGTTTACATGATGCACATGAAGCCAACTTTAAAAATGAGGTCACTACACGGAAGGATGCCATTTGGCCAAGAGTTGAAATTGACTCAATTAGAGAACATAACAGATGGGGCCCTTCAAACAGGTCTGTGGAGGAAATGGACAGAAACACATCTCTCAGTCCTGAAATATTCAGACCAAACGGAGGAGCTTTGATGTCATTTCAATGAAACAATGGCCCAAATATATGCACATGCACGAGAAAAAGGTATTTTCAAAAATTCTACACTCGACGTTTGCTGTGTCACAGGTTTCATCGTCATTAAACTGTCAAACTGTGGTTGCTGCACCATTAGAATTTACCTTATGTCGATCTCAGAGGAAATTAGCTGACGTTGGCACAACAAGCCTTCTGTCCCTACTGTGAATTGTGTTCTGTCGCAAAATAAAGGGTGCGTAAGCTTTTATGACAGTGCTAAAAATAGTCTGTTCTCAAGTTTGACATAATTGAATGCTACAGAGTAAACTCTCAAAGTAATGACCTGAGCTTAAGCTAATTTGTTTCTAGGGATCAAATTCAAGGACTCATGGAAAGCTCTGGGGCCAGTGGTGGTCTAaattccatcaattccatttcAAAGGCATTTCAGACACTTGTGTAGTTGTGACCGAACCTGTGAGGCAGAGTTTGCACTTACCAATCTGCTTCTCGATGTCTGTGGCCTCGTCCGGTGTTGCTCTGGGCATGATGCCGGGGTCGGAGAAGCTGGTCTGCAGCAGGGTGATCACCACAAATACGAAAAGGACTCCTCCAATAGCAGGTATGCAGCTGGTCAGATGTTTGACCAGGAAGGGACAGCTGGGAAAGGGGAGCAACCACAGACAGGGAAAAGATGAACTGACCATATCAAAGGACAGGAACCTATTAAAACACAGCCCAGTCTCTTAGAACTGCGCCTACTTCTTCACCCACTAAGGGATctggttttaattattattctgTGCTGTTAATTTTATTCTGTGCTGTTAATTTCAGTCAGCCCCTGGAGACTGAAAACCCTTTCACTACccagtaataaaatgaaattcaATATTCTGGCAGTATTCCCTATTAATTACATAGTAGCCTACATTCATAGctacaaaaataaatctctaGCATTTACTCTTCTGGGAAAACTTTGCAGGAATATGTTAAGAAATTTGATGTTTTAAGCAGAATCTGGTATTTCTTTAGTAACAGCTCAGGTATAACATTAACTAGCGCTTTTCTTGAGTCATGGTGATCTGCGCTACAGTTCGGCTCTGATCTAAAACATCAGACAGCTCCCTGGTGGTGACGGAGCTGAGGTTAAAACGTGAACTCACTCAAATGTAAAGAACAATCCGCTGGTGACGAGGATGAGGCCCTCATTGAAATGAAATTCAATATTCTGGCAGTATTCCCTATTAATTACATAGTAGCCTACATTCATAGCTACAAAATAAATCTCTAGCATTTACTCTTCTGGGAAAACTTTGCAGGAATATGCATTTACTCTTCTGGGAAAACTTTGCAGGAATATGTTAAGAAATTTGATGTTTTAAGCAGAATCTGGTATTTCTTTAGTAACAGCTCAGGTATAACATTAACTAGCGCTTTTCTTGAGTCATGGTGATCTGCGCTACAGTTCGGCTCTGATCTAAAACATCAGACAGCTCCCTGGTGGTGACGGAGCTGAGGTTAAAACGTGAACTCACTCAAATGTAAAGAACAATCCGCTGGTGACGAGGATGAGGCCCAGGGTGAGGGGCAGGACCCCACTCTGCCGGGCTGCGACGATCCGTCCCTCGCAGTAGAAGCGGTTCTTCCCGGGGAAAACTTCCCACTTCCTCCTGGgtctcctcggctcctctgcCATGACGCTCCCCTGGTGGGGATGCGGAGGGGTCGGGGTGGGTGTCGGAAGTGCCCGCGGGTCGATTTGCTGGAACTCGCAGTTCTTCATGATTCACAGTGAAGTTTGCTGCGGGCAATCGAGGCGTGTGGCCGGGGACAGGTCGCATCACCGAAGGCCGTGTGCCTGGAGGCGGCTGAGCGGGGCAGACGTCGTCATTCCACGGAGAAAACAAGCTAGTGCTTAACCACGGGTCTCCGGCGTAAATGACCCAAAGACCCCCCTGCTCGAAACGACCAGCCCCTCATGCTCAATGTCTCCTCGAGTACTTATTTCAAAGCCCGTCCTTGGAAGTactcaccacaacaacaaccagcaCCCTGCTGTCCATCTTTAGCTGAGTGTCCGTGTTTATTTCACATCCTCCAGCTGCGGACTCGAACATCAGTTAACACCACATTCCGTCATGTCGGTTCTGGATGTTCTGGCCAAACGCTTTGACGGATATCCACTCTGTGCTGTGTGCATGAATTATAAAGCAGCCATTCAACTTTGCGCCGTATAAAACATATTAGTCGCGAAACATTCACGACTGAGTTTTAGTGATAAAACATAAAATTTGATTTGGTCAAACTTGACACAAAGAAAAGATGCATTTCCGGTTgatttgctttaaaaaataaatgtctccTTAAAACGTTAACTTTTAAGTATGTTGATGGCCCTTGCGAAATATCCTCGTTTGTAATAATCGAAACATTTAATCAAAAtgaatttttctctttaaatacAATTCGTAGATTCAGGAAAAGGTAGATAACTTGTTTTCAAATTGTACAATATCCGGTAAGTCGACACCGGACTGACGCTAACTTGACGCAGGACAACCCAGGCAGGAACAATGCCGCCGGAAaccaattcaaaataaaagtattaacATTGTGTTTCTCGTTTTGGTGGTGAAAACTGTAGAAGGAGTGTCAAGAAGATATATTTTCAGCTGCgttataattattttgtgtttgtaataAATCCAAAATGTGTGATTACAACCGTAAAACCCGTACAATACACAATTTTAAGCCAAAGTGGTCACTAAACttcgttttattttttaagccgTAACCGGAACGTGTACTTGTTGACGCCACCTGGTCCGGTCTCTCCACCTTGACGCTCAGGTAAACGGATTCGTTGGAAAACTTTGAGGAAGCTGCAGGTTTCGTGGAGCGGAGTCGCTGTAAGGGACTTGGAGGATGGTTTAAAATCCAGACGTCTTTAATGTAGAAGTCGGGGGAGACGACATTGACCAGGGAGCGAGTCTGTGGACGATTCTGCCGTAAGTCAGTGTTTACTCTGGAAGTCGGACGTCCTCTAATGGAGGAAAGAGCAGCAGTGACAGGTCGCcatgaaagtgaaaataaacattagcGGCTAACCTGTTGTCGCCGTCTTCAAGCTCGGTTGAAAAGCGACCGAAGATAACTCAAAACTCAGTGAGATGTAGTGTTAGTTTGTTAACAATAACCTGGTTTGCTGTATtggtgtattattattattattattatttataatttattaatCTAAAGAGGTCTGCATTggctaattgactgaatcagatGTAATGATGATATTTTATCTTACTTTTGTTTGATTGTCAAACCAAATTGTTCCACATGAGCAAAGGGACATTAAGTTCCAAGATTGTTAAATGAAGCTTCAGTGTTTGATTGCACGTCCATATAAgtcttattttactttattttcaatTGAAACACCATGGGTCTATTTTAGAAATCCACATAACGCAATGCAGTATATTTGATCTGAGACTTTAAGTGCGTAGACATCCTCCATAGAACCAGTTGGGTTGGTTTACCCGCCACCTGGGGATAGTAGTTTCACATCAGTTTTAAACAGAGATGCCCTCAGGTGGCTAGAAGTGATTACAGGTTGGGTCTGACTCATTGGATTGATAGCAGAATAtcaagggttagggttgttTAGTGATGCCAACTCAACACTGACTGtcttgtttcatttcaattcaacagtggtttttttctttctgtgtttgtgtttctttctgtgtATGCAGCCTCCAAAGTGTATGCAGACCTCGGAGCCAGTAAGTCATGTCTGCTGAGAGCACTGGCAGTCCGAGGCACAGCTCA
It encodes:
- the LOC128462137 gene encoding LOW QUALITY PROTEIN: palmitoyltransferase ZDHHC18-B-like (The sequence of the model RefSeq protein was modified relative to this genomic sequence to represent the inferred CDS: substituted 1 base at 1 genomic stop codon); protein product: MKNCEFQQIDPRALPTPTPTPPHPHQGSVMAEEPRRPRRKWEVFPGKNRFYCEGRIVAARQSGVLPLTLGLILVTSGLFFTFDCPFLVKHLTSCIPAIGGVLFVFVVITLLQTSFSDPGIMPRATPDEATDIEKQIDNTGNTSHRPPPRTKEVVINQQVVKLKYCFTCKMFRPPRTSHCSLCDNCVERFDHHCPWVGNCVGKRNYRFFYTFIVSLSFLTSFIFGCVTTHLALRAQGGKGLVFALQESPGSAVELVICFFSVWSILGLSGFHTYLVASNLTTNEDIKGSWSGKSGEDVTNPYSHKNICINCCSVLCGPMPPSLIDRRGFLPSDESSQTGGVDIEVPAAATKSEINVCTQGTKGLLESATLPPLLTSSCHQGKPQTAHTCSDNSAALNSDPSPALSTDCGARHTAGSQGDTSPSHHTKTHSKKSQSAAXDIPNPTLDAPVSPFSPDAASFAPLH